One part of the Solanum dulcamara chromosome 8, daSolDulc1.2, whole genome shotgun sequence genome encodes these proteins:
- the LOC129898781 gene encoding protein yippee-like At3g55890, with the protein MGKTFLVEYDGRPSSDYFHCSRCSTRVAFIADYIEIDVELPYVPQGIFTKMFNVEVPEGESYHEVKDDMTLTDTYCIECRDRLGWKLIEVPQDCWYEEGQFLMMLDKLSYCNGQLLAHNQAGCANEGNADQEGGANEGNADQVGGTNEGNADQEGGANELVPNDQDGGGNEENVDQDGGGNEQDGVSNEQVPNGHY; encoded by the exons ATGGGAAAGACGTTTTTAGTTGAATACGATGGAAGGCCTTCTTCTGATTACTTCCATTGCAGTAGATGCAGCACTCGAGTTGCATTCATCGCGGATTACATTGAGATTGATGTT GAGCTACCCTACGTGCCACAAGGGATCTTTACTAAAAT GTTTAATGTTGAAGTACCAGAGGGCGAGTCATATCATGAAGTAAAAGATGACATGACCCTAACTGATACTTACTGCATCGAATGCAGAGACCGGCTCGGGTGGAAACTT ATTGAAGTCCCCCAAGACTgttggtatgaagaaggacaatTCTTGATGATGTT GGATAAGCTTAGTTACTGTAATGGTCAACTCTTGGCTCATAATCAAGCTGGATGTGCTAATGAGGGAAATGCTGATCAAGAGGGAGGCGCTAATGAGGGAAATGCTGATCAAGTGGGTGGCACTAATGAGGGAAATGCTGATCAAGAGGGAGGCGCTAATGAACTAGTTCCTAATGATCAAGATGGAGGCGGTAATGAGGAAAATGTTGATCAGGATGGAGGCGGTAATGAACAAGATGGAGTCTCTAATGAACAAGTTCCTAATGGGCATTATTGA
- the LOC129898776 gene encoding uncharacterized protein LOC129898776, giving the protein MIRCYSVEFQDVIPRHDSIHCHRCRNQVARIHDYIRLWPRGLFNRVFNVVVPDNVNYHRQLLGTTVANANCGRCGAMLGWKIIAVAQQSILIREGRFLMKLNKLSLWNDVPLLRLNEAQDLGANEENADQDGDPNEQNVDQDGDATDQDGDTTDQDGDTTDQDGDTTDQDGDTTDQDGDTTDQDGNTTDQDGGANEQVPNEQDLSANEQNADQDGDANEQVPNEQYFGANEQNADQDGDANEQVPNEQDFGANEQNADQDGDANEQDVGANEQNDYQDGDATDQDGDTTDQDGGANEQVPNEQDLGANEQTTEQDGDDNEQVPNEQDSGTLLIQMETELIKMKTELIKLKTELIKMEMLLIKMETTDQDGDATDQDGDTTDQDGGANEQVPNEQDLGANEQNADQDGDANEQVPNEQYFGANEQNADQDGDANEQVPNEQDFGANEQNADQDGDANEQVPNEQDVGANEQNDYQDGDATDQDGDTTDQDGGANEQVPNEQDLGANEQNTEQDGDDNEQVPNEQDLGTLLIQMETELIKMKTELIKLKTELIKMERQLIKMEMLLIKMETTDQDGDATDQDGDTSDQDGDANEQNADQDGDATDQDGGAPMN; this is encoded by the exons ATGATTAGATGCTATTCAGTTGAATTCCAGGATGTTATCCCTCGTCATGATAGCATCCACTGTCATAGGTGCAGAAATCAAGTTGCACGCATCCACGATTATATTCGGTTG TGGCCAAGAGGGCTCTTTAATAGGGT GTTTAATGTTGTTGTACCAGACAACGTGAATTATCATCGACAACTATTAGGAACTACCGTAGCCAATGCTAACTGTGGCCGATGTGGGGCGATGCTTGGGTGGAAAATT ATTGCAGTCGCCCAACAGAGCATTCTTATTAGGGAAGGAAGATTCCTTATGAAATT GAACAAGCTTAGTTTATGGAATGATGTACCGTTGCTTCGTCTAAATGAGGCACAAGATTTAGGCGCTAATGAGGAAAATGCAGATCAAGATGGAGACCCTAATGAGCAAAATGTTGACCAAGATGGAGATGCTACTGATCAAGATGGAGACACTACTGATCAAGATGGAGACACGACTGATCAAGATGGAGACACTACTGATCAAGATGGAGACACGACTGATCAAGATGGAGACACTACTGATCAAGATGGAAACACAACTGATCAAGATGGAGGCGCTAATGAACAGGTTCCAAATGAACAAGATTTAAGTGCTAATGAGCAAAATGCTGATCAAGATGGAGATGCTAATGAACAGGTTCCTAATGAACAATATTTTGGTGCTAATGAGCAAAATGCTGATCAAGATGGAGATGCTAATGAACAGGTTCCTAATGAACAAGATTTTGGTGCTAATGAGCAAAATGCTGATCAAGATGGAGATGCTAATGAACAAGATGTGGGCGCTAATGAACAAAATGACTATCAAGATGGAGACGCTACTGATCAAGATGGAGACACAACTGATCAAGATGGAGGCGCTAATGAACAGGTTCCAAATGAACAAGATTTAGGCGCTAATGAGCAAACTACTGAACAAGATGGAGATGATAATGAACAGGTTCCTAATGAACAAGATTCAGGAACGCTCCTGATCCAGATGGAGACAGAACTGATCAAGATGAAGACAGAACTGATCAAGTTGAAGACAGAACTGATCAAGATGGAGATGCTACTGATCAAGATGGAGACAACTGATCAAGATGGAGATGCTACTGATCAAGATGGAGACACAACTGATCAAGATGGAGGTGCTAATGAACAGGTTCCAAATGAACAAGATTTAGGTGCTAATGAGCAAAATGCTGATCAAGATGGAGATGCTAATGAACAGGTTCCTAATGAACAATATTTTGGTGCTAATGAGCAAAATGCTGATCAAGATGGAGATGCTAATGAACAGGTTCCTAATGAACAAGATTTTGGTGCTAATGAGCAAAATGCTGATCAGGATGGAGATGCTAATGAACAGGTTCCTAATGAACAAGATGTGGGCGCTAATGAACAAAATGACTATCAAGATGGAGACGCTACTGATCAAGATGGAGACACAACTGATCAAGATGGAGGCGCTAATGAACAGGTTCCAAATGAACAAGATTTAGGCGCTAATGAGCAAAATACTGAACAAGATGGAGATGATAATGAACAGGTTCCTAATGAACAAGATTTAGGAACGCTCCTGATCCAGATGGAGACAGAACTGATCAAGATGAAGACAGAACTGATCAAGTTGAAGACAGAACTGATCAAGATGGAGAGACAACTAATCAAGATGGAGATGCTACTGATCAAGATGGAGACAACTGATCAAGATGGAGACGCTACTGATCAAGATGGAGACACTAGTGATCAAGATGGAGATGCGAATGAGCAAAATGCTGATCAAGATGGAGACGCTACTGATCAAGATGGAGGCGCTCCAATGAACTGA
- the LOC129898778 gene encoding uncharacterized protein LOC129898778 — MSRVYSLEFNSDEIPPNDSIHCHRCSMQVASFDDYIERSQSGVAGIFNWVFNVDLAENVSYPHGITVTNTYCRRCRNMIGWKIISAPGREETSIRAGRFCMRLDKLKFSNAIPLVRSIEEQNFQENEENTDQDGDTTDGNGDSTDQDGNSTDQNLGTSDQDGDAADQDGNATDHDLGPNGQNADQDGDANEQQVGTNFDQDGDSEKECDVAIHNYLTLFISQGGSDNEQNHDEDRSSTEETADQDGDSNEQNHDQDGSSTEQTADQDGGSNEQDHDQEGGVNEQNADQDGGGDQQVPNEQDLGANEQNADQDGGGNQQVPNEQEVGANEQNAEQDGPGNEQNHDQNGGRPTKQMKI; from the exons ATGTCGAGAGTCTATTCACTTGAATTCAACAGTGATGAGATCCCTCCTAATGATAGCATCCACTGTCATAGGTGCAGTATGCAAGTTGCATCCTTCGACGATTATATTGAGAGG TCTCAATCAGGAGTAGCAGGGATCTTTAATTGGGT GTTTAATGTTGATCTAGCAGAAAACGTGAGTTATCCTCATGGAATTACCGTAACCAACACTTACTGTCGCCGATGTCGAAACATGATCGGGTGGAAAATT ATTTCAGCCCCGGGCCGAGAGGAAACGTCTATTAGAGCAGGAAGATTTTGTATGAGATT GGACAAGCTTAAATTTTCGAATGCTATACCATTGGTTCGTTCAATCGAGGAACAAAATTTCCAAGAGAATGAGGAAAATACAGATCAAGATGGAGACACAACTGATGGAAATGGAGACTCTACTGATCAAGATGGAAACTCTACTGATCAAAATTTAGGCACTAGTGATCAAGATGGAGACGCTGCTGATCAAGATGGAAACGCTACTGATCACGATTTAGGCCCTAATGGGCAAAATGCTGATCAAGATGGAGATGCTAATGAACAACAAGTGGGCACAAATTTCGATCAAGATGGAGACTCAGAAAAAGAATGTGACGTGGCTATTCATAATTACTTGACGCTTTTCATCAGTCAAGGTGGAAGCGATAATGAACAGAATCATGATGAAGATAGAAGCTCTACTGAGGAAACTGCTGATCAAGATGGAGACAGTAATGAGCAGAATCATGATCAAGATGGAAGCTCTACTGAGCAAACTGCTGATCAAGATGGAGGCAGTAATGAGCAGGACCATGATCAAGAAGGAGGCGTTAATGAGCAAAATGCTGATCAAGATGGAGGCGGTGATCAACAGGTTCCTAATGAACAAGATTTAGGCGCTAATGAGCAAAATGCTGATCAAGATGGAGGCGGTAATCAGCAGGTTCCTAATGAACAAGAAGTGGGCGCTAATGAGCAAAATGCTGAACAAGATGGACCTGGTAATGAACAGAATCATGATCAAAATGGAGGCCGGCCAACGAAACAAATGAAGATATAG
- the LOC129898785 gene encoding histone H4-like: MSGRGKGGKGLGKGGAKRHRKVLRDNIQGITKPAIRRLARRGGVKRISGLIYEETRGVLKVFLENVIRDSVTYTEHARRKTVTAMDVVYALKRQGRTLYGFGG, translated from the coding sequence ATGTCTGGACGTGGAAAGGGAGGCAAGGGATTGGGAAAGGGAGGAGCCAAGAGGCACAGGAAGGTTCTAAGAGATAACATCCAGGGAATCACTAAGCCAGCTATTCGCAGGCTTGCTCGTAGGGGTGGTGTGAAGCGTATCTCCGGTCTGATCTATGAAGAGACCCGTGGAGTGCTGAAGGTATTTTTGGAGAATGTGATCCGTGATTCCGTCACCTACACTGAGCACGCCAGGAGAAAGACTGTTACTGCTATGGATGTTGTTTATGCCCTTAAGAGACAGGGTAGGACTCTCTATGGATTTGGCGGTTAG